The genomic interval GCAGTTGAAACTCGATCGCGAGGAGCGCTTCCTCGACCAGAGCCAGGCCAACAAGGAACTCATCCGCAACCTGGCGCACGAGATCAAGAATCCGTTGGGCGGCATCCGTGGCGCGGCCCAGTTGCTCGAGCTGGAACTGCCGCCGCTGCACCTGGCCGAGCTGAAGGAATACACCCAGGTCATCATCAAGGAAGCCGACCGCCTGCAGACCCTGGTCGACCGCCTGCTGGCCCCGCACAGGAAGCCCCACATCGTCGGCGACGTCAACATCCACGAAGTGTGCGAGCGCGTGCGTAGTCTGGTGCTGGCCGAATTCCCCAACGGCCTGGCCATCCGGCGCGATTACGATGCCTCCATCCCCGAGTTCCGCGGCGACAAGGAGCAGCTGATCCAGGCCGTCCTGAACATCGTCCACAACGCCGCCCAGGCCCTGGGCACGCGCATCGCAGCTGGCGATGCCGAGATCGTGCTGCGCACGCGCGTCGCCCGCCAGGTGACGCTGGCCAAGGTCCGCTACGGGCTGGCATTAGACTTGCATATCATTGACAATGGACCGGGCATCGCACCCGAAATCCGCGACCGTATCTTCTACCCGCTGGTGTCGGGCAGGGATGGCGGCAGCGGCCTGGGCTTGACCCTGGCGCAAACCTTCGTGCAGCAGCACCTTGGGATGATCGAGTGCGAAAGCCGGCCTGGACTGACGGATTTCCGGATACTCCTGCCGCTGCATTGAGGCGGGCGGGTCCGCCGGGTCCACGATGAATCACAGCCCGCATGGCATTCCGAATGACCGGCGGGCAGGGCGGAAAGCAGGAAGCACATGAAACCAATCTGGATTGTCGACGACGACGCATCGATTCGCTGGGTGCTGGAAAAAGCACTGGCACGCGAGAGCCTGTCCACGCGCAGCTTCGCCAATGCGCGCGAGGCCCTGGCCGCCTTCGAGCACGAGACGCCGCAGGTGCTCGTGTCGGATATCCGCATGCCGGGCGAATCCGGCATCGACTTGCTGCAGGCGGTCAAGGAGAGGCATCCCGGCCTGCCGGTCATCATCATCACCGCCTTTTCCGACCTCGATTCGGCCGTCGCGTCCTTCCAGGGCGGGGCTTTCGATTACCTGGCGAAGCCCTTCGACATCGACAAGGCCGTCGCCCTGATCCGCCGCGCCCTCGAGGAAAGCCTGCGCGAGGCGAGCGTGGAAGCGGCGCCTGCCGAGACGCCCGAGATACTCGGCCTGGCGCCGGCCATGCAGGAAGTCTTCCGCGCGATCGGCCGCCTG from Massilia sp. Se16.2.3 carries:
- the glnL gene encoding nitrogen regulation protein NR(II), whose product is MTEPDSAAQAPQPGPPSTQPASGFAGLELLASSVLLVDAHDRVRYANPAAENMLDASLKSLSRQTLAALFSNGDELAALCGQTRAHQYADLRQDLALERPGRETLHVHSIASSLDNGEVLIELRENVQQLKLDREERFLDQSQANKELIRNLAHEIKNPLGGIRGAAQLLELELPPLHLAELKEYTQVIIKEADRLQTLVDRLLAPHRKPHIVGDVNIHEVCERVRSLVLAEFPNGLAIRRDYDASIPEFRGDKEQLIQAVLNIVHNAAQALGTRIAAGDAEIVLRTRVARQVTLAKVRYGLALDLHIIDNGPGIAPEIRDRIFYPLVSGRDGGSGLGLTLAQTFVQQHLGMIECESRPGLTDFRILLPLH